The Musa acuminata AAA Group cultivar baxijiao chromosome BXJ3-6, Cavendish_Baxijiao_AAA, whole genome shotgun sequence region CTTTGAAGTCAGCAGTCAAGTGGCTTCTAACATGTGGACccaagagtcttcttcttcttcccccagcAAGGAGGACGCACCCATCTCCCTCGACCTCTCCCTCACCCTCAATGCAGATTCCACAGCGCCGGCGGTCGTCTCGCTGTCGAGCACAAGCGAAAGCAGCAGCGAATCGCAAGCCTTTCCCCCGCCCGACTCCCGGAGAGTCTTCTCCTGCAACTACTGCCAACGCAAGTTCTTCAGCTCCCAAGCCCTGGGCGGCCATCAGAACGCTCACAAGCGGGAACGAACGCTTGCGAAGCGGGCACTTAGATTGGACGCAGCTCGACACAGTTATCCTAGCATTGCATCTTTGCCCCTCCATGGCTCTGCTCTCCATTCACTAGCGATTAAGGCGCATTCATCAGCGCATCAGAGCATGGTGGAGTGGAGGGGGAGCCAAGGCGGTATGCTCTTTGGGAGAGGCTTGCTTGAGCCAAGGCAAGTGGTTGTGGAAGATCAGGATGTGGATTTTCATTGGCCTGGAAGCTTTGGGCCAATGACAGATTCAAGGTTTGAGCGAATTGGGAGCTCAGATTTGGTAGCAGTGGATCACCAGCCAGTAGaggatcctgatcttactctcagGCTCTAAGTGTTCGACGCTGGCATTTTTGCGTGACGGTGTTGTAGAACGAACACATTGTTTTTCTTGATGTCATGCAGTGAGGAATGTGATGGTTTGTAAGCTTCTTGTTGCATTATCTTCTGCTTAGGAATGTGATGTATTGCTTCTACAAATCCAGTGAAGTTGCATGTTTCTTTAGATTTGTAGCTGAGATTAGAATCGATGGTTGGCTTATCCTATCACATGAAGGACTGAGGACAGTTTCATTTCCCAGAACAAAGACAGTAGTCATCTTGTTTTCTTCAGCACTGGACTTAGAATTCTGCACTGTTAAACTAATATCAGATATTAGCAGACTTTATTGTTGTCTGACTGCAAATACCAAAGTTTCTGTCACCAAAAGATAGGAGACATAAATCTGAAACAAACCCAATTCAGCAACTCTCATTTAATTTGCAGGTGTTACTATTTGATCATTATTTTCTGTATATTCTTTTATTGTTCAATCATTTCTAGAGCCAATACCATACTTGTAAGAAACCTATAAACACAATTGGACATGTCTGGACATCAATGTTTGCTTGAtacaattatcataaaattataggATAAGCCTACAAGCATTCTGCATAATTTTTCAGTGATTTGGTGGAGAATTTAAAGAACAAGGCATTAAAAAAAGGTTAAAAAGTTCTAAATTTTAGATCATAAGAAACAATCAAGTTTGACATGTCATAAAAAAGTCAGAGATTATTATTACAAGTCATCTTTTTGTCATTGTTGATCcaaaacaaaaaattataatttttaattctGAATCGATGTAAAATTAAATATGCTTATTAGTTATCAATCTGACTTTATATggtgattaaaaaattaaatttagatCCTGATGAAtactatttttaagatgaatggtAAATTCTGAGTCGGAGCTCAAAGGTATTgactgatagcagataagatttcttcaATTATATGAAAAAATCTTGCTattatgttgagaaaaattcttcctcctaatctatataaataggaagaATATATCAACGACAAATATAGATTCTATCTTTTAGTATTTATCTCCTACCTTctaattatggtatcagagcaattctACTGTGTAAGGCTTTGCCGCTGGCTTCCTTTCGGCCTTCGATAGATCTGATGTCTTCATCGAAGCCTTCATTGTGAAGCATCGCAAGAACGCTAAAGCTAAGGTACGTTGGCGACAGTTCCGAAAGTGCTGCTGCGTCCTCCAAGTACTCCACCACTTGCCGCATGCTCGGCCTGCTCGCCGGCGGCGGATGCGAGCACAAGCAATCCAAGCCTCTATCAGGAGCAACGTATAAGCCCTCTTTTCCAACCGCAAGAACCTCCGGTGCCGGCAAAGAGGGAGGGAGAGCAACTCCGAGGCCTTTGTCTTAGATTGCATAAGAGCTACATGGAGTAAAATTGCAGAGACTTCCTTGGCCTCAGCACTGGCATGTTGGACTACAGAAGGCAATAGAAATCTGACCACATCAATCACGTGAAGTCCTGGCACCTGGAGCTCACTGGCCAGCGTCTGAGCCACCGTCCTCGTCCGCAAGCGCCGCGCCACCTTTGGCATTCACTACTTCATGCTCGCTGTCATCGTCCTCAAGGCCTTCAACCTCCTTGCGAGGCTGAGGACAAGTCTTACATAGAGCGCACCTGCTCTGCTCATGGTTGGGATGTCCTCTTCTATATCTTCAGCTTTCTCAAGGGGATCTCCCTCCTATTGCTCCACCTTCAACGTGCGTGTGTGCTACTTTGCCACCGAGGGGATCTCCCTCTACACAGCTACTACCTCCAAATTGAGTAGGTGGACTTGCACTGACATTGGAACCCCACCCTCTTCTTGCTGTCTAACAACAGCAATCGCTCCTCAACCCACTACTCGCTGTTCACGGCAATCCGTCGAGGATTCGCACTATCTCTACTTGATGACATCGAGAACCTTCTCTCCTCTGCCTCGGCGCACCTCCGACGACATTGATATGAAGCAACGAAGGTTGTTCTGTTGTCGTCGCTTTCTTCCCTATGGCTACTACGACATTTCTGCGCAGTCCTGTGCCAGCATTTCTGCGGAGTCCACTCATTGCAGCCCGTCGCAGCACTTGCTGCTGCCTAAGCGCACTCTGCCCAGTGATTTTTCCTCACACGCTGGACTTTATCTGCTTCGCTGATCTGCTCAGAGGTCTTTCGACTGTCATCGGGCAGTGGGTGCTCAATCTTCTTCTCAGAACTGCTTCGCTAATTTTTCAGTTCGCTGCAGTTTCCTCTCGCTGCCTCTGATCAGTGATTGGATCATCCAGCGATCAGATTCTTATTGGTTCATCGCTGCTAACGAAGCAAGTCACTAGTGGACAGTAGGACGCAAGCGCCCCCACCTTCTTCCTGCGGAGCCTTCTCCTCTGTCCCCCATCCTTGGCATAGTTGTGGACACCGCAGGAGCAGTACAagtctgttagtttggcaagtgcctgagttttgatgttagacacaccacgagaagtaccacagacaccacaagaagtacaacaggcatcacaagaaaacctgcttatgatttgaagtcttcttgtttaggaagctgaaggtgttttatggcctaggaacatttcctaaggcatttgtaagtgtccctcttttatagtagtaatttgctcctctttcttccgtggatgtaggtcaaagtcaattgaccgaaccacgtatatctgatgttctggtgttttgtttgttcttgtcgctttattctttccgctttattatctttgttgtgttgccaaaattatcctttggtaaatatcctggggctagctctaacaaactggtatcagagcctggttctgggatcttttggcaacgatgacaataacaaagattgttgtcgagaaattcgacagaaatgtcaacttcggcatgtggcaactcaagatggaggccattctggttcaagacggagttgatttggcacttcagggtgctgagaacattccagatggtacgtcaaaggaagatcttgcgggtatggataagaaggcccgatccagcatcattctaaacctctctgacgaggttttacgggaggtagctatggagactacggctaagagcatgtgggacaagcttaaagctttgtacatgaagaggacagtggagaatcgtctctacttgaagcagagactgtatatgcttcggatggttgaaggtacatctatactctcgtatcttgataagtttgattctttggttatggatttggagaatatagatgcaaaaattgatgatgaggataaggctttgttgctcttgtgttctcttccccaatcttttaagcatttccgtgatactttgatttatggaaaagaaacagtttcgtatcaggaaattaaatctgcactaaaatctaaggagcaaatagacagagatatcactgggaaagtagaggaaatcaAGCAGAGGGTCTGGTTAtcagggataaaatggataaaagagaatttgacagtagtagatctaaatctagatctaaatccagacatagaaatttggaatgcagatattgtcataaaatggggcacattaaatctgattgctttaaattgaaaaataaattaaagcaaaaggaaaaatttgttgagaaaactattgaatccgctgaagctagtgtagcatctgatgagaattttggaaatattttctttgctattgatgacaggacaaagtctaaaaatgaatggattttagattcaggttgttcttatcacatgtgtcccaataaagatttgttttccacatatgaatcttgtaatggtggaattgttttgatgggcaataatgctgcatgtgatgttgttggtagaggaacaatccgaattaaaatgcatgatggtattgtgaggacgctcattaatgttagacatgttcctgatttgaaaaagaatctcatctctttaggcaccctagaggctcttgggtgtaaatacacagctgaaggtggagttatgaaagtttctagaaatgcccttgttgttatgaaagcttgtaggtctggtagcttgtatattctgcagggaactactgtcacaggttcagttgcagtctcgtcatcatcattgtctgattctgacatcaccaaattatggcatatgcgtttgggtcatatgagagatattcgatcaccacaaaggtatgcaaatttggttgcatatgctttgtctgttgcagaagaaacaagtgaagttggtgagcctactacctattcagatgcagtttcttttgataattccgctaagtggttgattgctgagggaaaggtccttgtttagaaaatttatacgaaggacaatccagttgatatgcttacgaagcatgttccgatttacaagttcaagcagtgcttggacttggttggtgttcattgttggtgatagcccgttggggcttttgtgaagaaggtggagcaagttttgttgggacatgccaaggtggagatttgttagtttggcaagtcccatagtcccacatcgggaaaatcagacttgttgtctcgtcttggaactataaataagggcctgagttttgatgttagacacaccacgagaagtaccatagacaccacaagaagtacagcaggcatcacaagaaaacctgcttatggtttgaagtcttcttgtttaggaagctgaaggtgttttatggcctaggaacatttcctaaggcatttgtaagtgtccctcttttatagtagtaatttgctcatctttcttccatggatgtaggtcaaagtcaattgaccgaaccacgtatatctggtgttctggtgttttgtttgttcttgtcgctttattctttccgctttattgtctttgttgtgttgccaaaattatcctttggtaaatatcctggggctagctctaacaaagtcCCCAGGCTTCCGACCGTTGCTTTTTGCCACTCTGCGCCGGTGCTTCTTTCCTCACCGCGGTACAACAGACCTGCGTTCCACGCCGTCCCCCTTCTCCCCTCGCTTCACTGCTGCTAGCCACCAACTTCCTACTGTTCCTTCGACAGTCTCCTCTCGTGGACTGGCCTCGAGTTTGCCAGTGATCTATTGTGACTACCATCCAGTGGAAGCGTGGTGGATCCTCAACCACCGGCTCCTGTGCCCTCAACCAACCTAGTGATCACCTATCTTCTGCTATGCACTGCAAGGATACCATCTCTTCCTCGTTCCTCCTATCGCAGCCGCATCTCAACCGACCGGCAATTGCTCAATCAAAACTCTCATCTCGAGCCCTCGAA contains the following coding sequences:
- the LOC135640331 gene encoding zinc finger protein 4-like is translated as MNGSDTEASVEVFEVSSQVASNMWTQESSSSSPSKEDAPISLDLSLTLNADSTAPAVVSLSSTSESSSESQAFPPPDSRRVFSCNYCQRKFFSSQALGGHQNAHKRERTLAKRALRLDAARHSYPSIASLPLHGSALHSLAIKAHSSAHQSMVEWRGSQGGMLFGRGLLEPRQVVVEDQDVDFHWPGSFGPMTDSRFERIGSSDLVAVDHQPVEDPDLTLRL